In one window of Caenimonas aquaedulcis DNA:
- a CDS encoding DNA internalization-related competence protein ComEC/Rec2 yields the protein MHAARVRGASGLAAALVGAVVGPALQLQQEVLWPWWAYAGLALAGASLAALRLRWAWLVAFALLAFAACGARSIAFESQALSPALEGRDIAVTGVIGAMPQVNEGGVRFRLEVESAQAAGEAVQVPGAIFLGWYGGAFLDANGAAEQQRQAGPLRAGERWRMTVRLKAPHGNRNPHGFDYELWLWEQGLQATGYVRAGPHDAPARLLADTWRHPVERARQSVRESIYAHIADRKTAGLVAALVVGDQNAIDRADWDVFRATGVAHLMSISGLHITMFAWVASLAVGGLWRRSLRLCLAWPAPHAALAGGIVLATLYSLFSGWGVPAQRTVWMLAAVGLLRLSGARWPWPIVWLLAAAVVINIDPWALMQAGFWLSFVAVGVLFAGDGGPREVSPATRWARLGSTALASLREQWVITLALTPLTLLLFGQVSVVGLLANAVAIPWVTIVVTPLAMGGVAVPVSWDAAAWAVQALGIYLAWLAAFPFAAWSAPAPALWAAVAGVAGGGLLAMRLPLHARLLGVPLLLPALLWQVGRPAAGQFELLAADVGQGNAVVVRTASHTLVYDAGPRYGPESDAGHRVLVPLLRSLDEHVDTVVLSHRDLDHTGGAAAVLAMQPQAALLSSIEDGHELQSLRRAMRCIAGQRWAWDGVDFQVLHPEQADYDVANKSNAMSCVLRVANAGASALLAGDIEQPQEARLVQAGALSPADVLLVPHHGSKTSSSDAFLEAVHPKIALVQAGYRNRFGHPAALVLQRYAKNEVRVVDSPHCGAALWRSASPSRIQCERQVARRYWHHRPAPAPDADS from the coding sequence ATGCACGCGGCGCGAGTCCGGGGGGCGAGCGGGCTCGCGGCCGCGCTGGTGGGGGCCGTGGTCGGGCCGGCACTGCAGTTGCAGCAGGAAGTGCTGTGGCCTTGGTGGGCCTACGCAGGCCTGGCGCTCGCCGGCGCCTCACTAGCCGCTTTGCGCCTTCGCTGGGCATGGCTCGTGGCCTTCGCGTTGCTGGCTTTCGCCGCCTGCGGCGCACGGTCCATTGCTTTCGAATCGCAAGCGCTGTCGCCCGCGCTCGAGGGCCGCGACATCGCGGTCACCGGCGTCATCGGCGCCATGCCGCAGGTGAACGAGGGTGGCGTTCGCTTCCGCCTCGAGGTGGAGTCCGCACAGGCGGCGGGCGAAGCTGTCCAGGTTCCTGGCGCGATCTTTCTGGGCTGGTACGGCGGGGCGTTCCTGGATGCCAACGGTGCAGCCGAGCAGCAGCGGCAGGCGGGCCCGCTGCGAGCCGGCGAGCGCTGGCGCATGACGGTGCGGCTGAAGGCGCCGCACGGCAACCGCAATCCGCACGGATTCGACTACGAGCTGTGGCTGTGGGAGCAGGGCCTGCAGGCGACAGGCTACGTGCGAGCCGGCCCTCACGACGCCCCTGCGCGGTTGCTGGCGGACACCTGGCGCCATCCCGTGGAGCGGGCGCGGCAGTCGGTGCGGGAGTCGATCTACGCCCATATCGCCGACCGCAAAACCGCGGGCCTGGTCGCCGCGCTGGTCGTCGGCGACCAGAACGCGATCGACCGCGCCGACTGGGACGTGTTCCGCGCGACGGGCGTCGCGCACCTCATGAGCATTTCCGGCCTGCACATCACCATGTTCGCGTGGGTCGCGTCGCTCGCGGTGGGTGGCTTGTGGCGGCGCAGCCTGCGTTTGTGCCTGGCCTGGCCCGCGCCCCACGCGGCGCTCGCCGGCGGCATCGTGCTGGCGACCCTGTACTCGCTGTTCAGCGGCTGGGGTGTTCCAGCGCAGCGCACGGTGTGGATGCTGGCGGCTGTGGGCCTGCTGCGTCTGTCGGGTGCGCGATGGCCCTGGCCGATCGTCTGGCTGCTGGCGGCGGCGGTGGTGATCAATATCGATCCCTGGGCCTTGATGCAGGCGGGGTTCTGGCTGAGCTTCGTCGCGGTCGGCGTCCTCTTCGCCGGCGACGGCGGGCCGCGCGAAGTGTCTCCGGCAACGCGGTGGGCCAGGCTCGGATCCACGGCGCTCGCCTCGCTGCGCGAGCAATGGGTCATCACGTTGGCGCTCACGCCGCTCACGCTGTTGCTCTTCGGACAGGTCTCGGTCGTGGGCCTCCTGGCCAACGCGGTGGCGATTCCCTGGGTGACGATCGTGGTGACGCCGCTCGCGATGGGAGGCGTCGCCGTGCCGGTGTCGTGGGATGCCGCGGCATGGGCCGTGCAGGCGCTCGGGATTTACCTCGCCTGGCTGGCGGCGTTTCCTTTCGCGGCCTGGTCCGCGCCGGCGCCCGCGCTCTGGGCAGCCGTGGCCGGCGTGGCAGGCGGCGGCCTCCTGGCGATGCGCCTGCCGCTGCACGCGCGGCTGCTCGGCGTGCCGCTGTTGCTGCCTGCGCTGCTGTGGCAAGTGGGGCGGCCCGCGGCCGGGCAGTTCGAGTTGCTGGCCGCGGACGTCGGGCAGGGCAACGCGGTCGTGGTTCGCACGGCCTCCCATACGCTGGTCTACGACGCCGGGCCGCGTTACGGCCCGGAAAGCGATGCGGGGCATCGTGTGCTCGTCCCCCTGCTGCGGTCGCTCGACGAGCACGTCGATACCGTGGTCCTCAGCCACCGCGACCTCGACCACACGGGCGGCGCCGCCGCGGTGCTCGCGATGCAACCGCAGGCCGCCCTGCTCAGCTCGATCGAGGACGGGCACGAGTTGCAGTCGCTGCGCCGGGCGATGCGCTGCATCGCCGGCCAGCGCTGGGCGTGGGACGGGGTCGATTTCCAGGTGCTGCATCCCGAGCAGGCGGACTACGACGTCGCCAACAAGTCCAATGCCATGAGCTGCGTGCTGCGCGTTGCGAACGCGGGCGCCAGCGCGCTGCTGGCCGGCGACATCGAGCAGCCGCAGGAGGCGCGCCTGGTGCAGGCGGGCGCCTTGTCTCCCGCGGATGTCTTGCTGGTCCCGCACCACGGCAGCAAGACTTCGTCGAGCGATGCCTTCCTCGAGGCGGTGCATCCGAAGATCGCGCTCGTGCAGGCGGGCTACCGCAACCGCTTCGGCCATCCGGCCGCGCTGGTCTTGCAGCGGTACGCGAAGAACGAGGTGCGCGTCGTCGATTCGCCGCATTGCGGCGCCGCGCTCTGGCGCTCGGCTTCGCCCTCGCGGATCCAGTGCGAGCGACAGGTCGCGCGCCGCTATTGGCACCACCGTCCCGCACCCGCGCCGGATGCAGATTCCTGA
- a CDS encoding circularly permuted type 2 ATP-grasp protein, which translates to MHKFDEMFAQLPASGGMQFQSQSQGGQSQAQVQGVRDHYRHYAQWLARQPGDAMRARREEAEMIFRRVGITFAVYGAKDEDGAGTERLIPFDLIPRIIPAHEWADMEKGLVQRVTALNRFLHDVYHDQEILKAGVVPTEQVLNNAQYRKEMMGVYTPHHVYSHIAGVDIVRAPNAQGEGEYYVLEDNLRVPSGVSYMLEDRKMMMRLFPDLFSSHRVAPVMHYPDLLLETLRASAQPGAADPTVVVLTPGMYNSAYFEHAFLAQQMGVELVEGQDLFVKDRFVYMRTTRGPKRVDVIYRRVDDDFLDPSVFRPTSTLGTEGLVDAYRSGNVTICNAIGTGVADDKSIYPYVPKMIEFYLGEKPILKNVPTYMCRNKDDLAYTLSNLKDLVVKEVHGAGGYGMLVGPAATNQEIEDFRKAVEANPAGYIAQPTLSLSSCPTFVESGVAPRHIDLRPFVLSGKEVQMVPGGLTRVALKEGSLVVNSSQGGGTKDTWILEV; encoded by the coding sequence ATGCACAAATTCGACGAGATGTTCGCCCAGTTGCCGGCTAGCGGCGGGATGCAGTTCCAGAGCCAGTCCCAGGGGGGGCAAAGCCAGGCGCAGGTGCAGGGCGTGCGCGACCACTACCGCCATTACGCGCAGTGGCTCGCCCGGCAGCCCGGCGACGCCATGCGCGCCCGCCGCGAAGAGGCGGAGATGATCTTTCGCCGCGTCGGCATCACCTTCGCCGTCTACGGCGCCAAGGACGAAGACGGCGCCGGCACCGAGCGCCTGATTCCTTTCGACCTCATTCCGCGCATCATTCCGGCGCACGAGTGGGCCGACATGGAAAAGGGCCTGGTCCAGCGGGTGACCGCGCTCAACCGCTTCCTGCACGACGTCTACCACGACCAGGAGATCCTGAAGGCCGGCGTGGTCCCCACCGAGCAGGTGCTGAACAACGCGCAGTACCGCAAGGAGATGATGGGCGTCTACACGCCGCACCACGTCTACTCGCACATCGCGGGCGTGGACATCGTGCGAGCGCCCAACGCGCAGGGCGAGGGCGAGTACTACGTGCTGGAGGACAACCTGCGCGTGCCCAGCGGCGTGTCGTACATGCTGGAGGACCGCAAGATGATGATGCGGCTCTTCCCCGACCTTTTCAGCTCGCACCGGGTCGCGCCGGTCATGCACTACCCGGACCTGCTGCTGGAAACCCTGCGCGCCTCGGCCCAGCCCGGCGCCGCCGACCCGACCGTCGTGGTGCTGACCCCCGGCATGTACAACAGCGCGTACTTCGAACATGCCTTCCTGGCCCAGCAGATGGGCGTGGAACTGGTCGAGGGGCAGGACCTCTTCGTGAAGGACCGTTTCGTCTACATGCGCACGACACGCGGCCCGAAGCGGGTGGACGTGATCTACCGCCGCGTGGACGACGACTTCCTGGATCCCTCGGTGTTCCGCCCGACATCGACCCTGGGCACCGAAGGCCTGGTCGACGCCTACCGTTCGGGCAACGTCACGATCTGCAATGCGATCGGCACGGGCGTGGCGGACGACAAGTCGATCTATCCCTACGTGCCCAAGATGATCGAGTTCTACCTCGGCGAGAAGCCGATCCTCAAGAACGTGCCCACCTACATGTGCCGCAACAAGGACGACCTTGCCTACACCTTGTCCAACCTGAAGGACCTGGTAGTCAAGGAAGTGCATGGCGCGGGAGGCTACGGGATGCTGGTGGGCCCTGCGGCGACGAACCAGGAGATCGAGGATTTCCGCAAGGCGGTGGAGGCCAACCCGGCCGGCTACATCGCCCAGCCGACGCTGTCGCTCTCCAGTTGCCCCACCTTCGTCGAAAGCGGCGTCGCGCCGCGCCACATCGACCTGCGGCCCTTCGTGCTCTCGGGCAAGGAAGTGCAGATGGTGCCGGGCGGCCTCACGCGCGTGGCGCTGAAGGAAGGCTCGCTGGTGGTGAACTCGTCGCAAGGCGGCGGCACCAAGGACACCTGGATCCTGGAGGTTTGA